In Elusimicrobiota bacterium, the genomic window GGCAACGGTATGCGTTACCACCCTGTCCATAAAATTTCTGTCATGCGTAATAAGCAAGAATTCGCCCCGCCAAGCCCTAAGAAATTCTTCAAGCCACCTGATGGCTACAATATCAAGATAATTGTTCGGCTCGTCCAAAAGCAACATGTCGGGATTTGATACAAGCAATTTTGCCAGGTTTAAACGGATCTGGTAGCCGCCAGAAAACTCATGCGGGCTTTTGTTCATGTCGTCTTCAGTAAATCCGAGGCCAAAAAGTATTTTTTCCGCTTTCCAGGTATCATATTCTTCGCCATGCGGCAGGCCGAGGCTTGCTTCTTCAAGAATAGTAGGTTTAGTAAAATGCAAGTGCTGCTGCAGGTATCCGATGCGATAGTTCTTAGGTATTGTAATACTGCCGGAATCTATGCCGACCTCGCCCAAAATCATCTGAAATAACGTGGACTTGCCGTGCCCGTTCCTGCCGACAATCCCTATTTTCTCGCCGCGGTTAATATTGAAGCTCAGGTCTTTAAAAAGGATCTGCTCCCCGTACGCCTTATTTATTTCAAATATTTTTATCATTTAATATGTATCGCCCTTCAATTTTAATTTTTGTATTTATCTACGAACTATGAACTAATCACTAATTACTATTTATTTTATTTTTGCCTGCCCTCCGTAGCTATTTCAGTAATGCAGCAGCCTGTCCGCCTGAGGTGGAAATAGCTGCGTTTATTGCTGAAATGTCAGCGAAGGAGGGATTTTTGAATTTTTTCTCCTGTCTCCTGTCTACTACCTACTGCGACTACCTTAATCTAATTCAATGGAGCCCCGCTGTCTTGGTTTCGAAGAAACCATGCGGGGTCTACTTCCTACTGCCTTTATAAGGTATTCCAAACCGTTGAGCTTAATTTCATACACAATTTGGAGCATTTTTCCCAGCTCGCCTTTTGGGAACCCTTTTTCTTTAAACCAAAGAATATAAGATTCCGGAAGATCAATCAATAATCGGTTAGCGTATTTGCCAAACGGCATCCGCGCTTTTACAAGTTCTTTGAAGTATTCTTGATTTGAAACGGTTTTTTTCGGCATTACATTTTTACTTTGAAAGACCTTATGTATTTTGAGCCGCCTCAACGGCATTACCCCTGCTAAATCCTTTCTCTGATTCGCTAATAATAAAATAGACGACAATGCTCAATATAGCTGCAAAAAAACACCACACGGAAGTTATATATCGTGAGAAAAATATGGCTGAAACTATGCATGAACCCGCCATAAGAATGCCCAGAAGTCTGATTCGTTTAATACTTGAAATGAAAAGAGGAAAAACTGTTGAAATGTAATAAAATACTTCGACTATAGTTGAAATATAATATAATACTTTGACGGAGTATTTCCACGATAAGTCATTAAGATAACGAATATGATGCCCGCTTATAACCGGGTGAAAATCGCAAAAAAACAAATAGCCCACGCAACATAACGAGGAGAATATTCCCAAAGCAAGAAAAACAAATAAAGCGTTTTTGCGTTTTTTATCTTGTTCCATTAATAGGATTGAAAGAGGGATGATCAGGGGCCAGCCGGCTTTAGCAATTGCCAGAAATATGTATGCGGCTATTTTTTCTAATCCGGGATATGCTCCGCCGGGTAATATCGACCACAAAATGCCTTCAGAAAATTGCTGAACGGCAAAAAAAAGCGGGACGCTTGCAAAAAGAATCTGAGAAGATTTATGAACTTTTCTTTGCGTGGCTACACCGACAACTGTAAGGACCGCGCTTGCCGTAAAACTTGCTTCCGCCGAAAAACACATTCTTAACTCCTTTTTTGTTTTTTGAATTCTTTTCCTGCGACTTCCTTAATGTAATTCAATGGAATCCCGCCGCGGGCGGACCTCCTATCTACTAATCCCTGCCTACTGATGTTTTCACTCATTTGACCAGGAATAAAAAACTGTTGAAAGAAGCAAATAAGCTTTTGGCGGGCGCGCTTCCATAGCTTTGGCCATAATAAATTCAAGTTTTAACGGAAGATATTTTAATAAAATCAATTTGTACGCCAGACCTACTTCCGCAGACAGCCTTAAAGTATCGTTGACATAATAAACATCATCCCTGGTTCCTATCTCAACGGCCTCAAAAGCCAAATCCCAGGTGACTACGGAATATTTTATTCCTATCGCCTCATCATACTTAACATCTGACAAAGGCACATTGTAAGACAATCTTTGATAAAGCCTCGCGCCGCCAAAAAACTCTTTAAAGTCGTATCCCCTCAGCATCTTATATCCGCCTGCCCAATAATATGCGGATAAAGGCTTATTATCAGAATTCAAAGGAACACCGGAATTAAGTTTATACTCAAAATATTTGTTTCCGAAAACCGGAAGCACGCCCAAAAAGTCGTATTCGCCTAAAGCGTACGCGTAATCGCTTCCGAGATTCTTATATGAATTCATAAAAGCTAACGACTGCTCTATTCCGGAAGGAATCTTTTTTTGTTTGTTCATTAAATAATGGTCAAATCTTAACTGTCCCACAATATTTTTACCGCTGTCAATCGTTGTTCCGTTTTCAAGCGAAGTTGTCCTTGTATCTTCAAAACTCAATGCAAGCTTTGCGAAAAGCCGTTTATGCAGTCTTGGCCTGGTGTAAGGAGTTATGGACTGTACCCTCTGCAAATAACTGGCGTTTGAATAAATTTCGTTGAAGTCAATAGTGTCTTTTACCGCAAATCCCGTATAAAATACTCCAATCTTATAATTGTAATCCATGTTAAAGCCCATAAAACTGTCGGCAAAATCGTATTCCCCGCCGAATTCAAGATAACTTTTTCTGATTCTTTGCTTAACCATTATGGAAAAAGCTCCGCTAAGCACATTTGCCTGTGCTTCAGGTTCTACTTTAATCTTTTGTTCTTCAAGCATCTCCTGGGGCATTTGCTTTCTTACTTCATCAATTTGTTTCCCGAACTTATCAATTTTTTGCTGAGTTGTTAAGCCGGCTTTTTCCTTTGCTTCTTTTTCCTTCTTTTTCTTTTCCTTCTTCTGAGCTTTTTTATCTTCTTTTTCTTTTTTCTTCCTGGCTTTTTCTTCTTGTTTGGCTTTTTTATTAGCCTCGTTCTCCTTTAGTTTCCTTTCTTTTTCCTCAAGCTTCGCTATCTTCTTTTTGGCCTTTTCTTCAGCTTCTACGTTTTTTTTACCTTTTGTTTTAATCGCCAGGGCTCTCGCAATTTTCTTCTTTTTTTGCTCCAGCTTCTCAAGCTTCTTTTTAGCTTTTTTCTGGGCGCATAAGGTTTTATTAGCTTTTTTTAAAGCGATTTTGGCTTTTTTTACTTCTGCTTTGGCGGCCGAGATTTTTTTAGATCTCTTTATCTTTTCTATTTTCTTCCGAGCTTTTTCTTTGGCATCTAAGGTATTTATAGCTTTACGTAAAGCGATTTTGGTTTCTTTAACCTCTTTTTCAATGGCTGAGGCTTTTTCAGCTTCCCCCATCAGCTCTTTTTTCCTCCAAGCTTTTTTCTCGGCAGATAAGGCTTCCTTGGCTTTTTCTAAAGCGATTTTGGCTTTTTTTACTTCTGTTTCGGCGGCCGAGAATTTTTCAGCCTCCTGTACAGAGGATGAAGGCTCTACATCTTTTGCCGATAAATATGTGCAAAACGATACAAATAGTATTATCAAAAAAGCAGTTGAAACTGCCCGCGCAAATAATAAAGTAAAGTTTTTACAAAAGATTTGATTCATACGGGGTTTTTGGATTTTCCGATCATTTTATCTATTCGCTAATAGTTATTTTAGGTTTTGATTTTTGAATTTATCTACGAACTATGCCTGTCCGCCTTGGGCGGGAACTAATTACTAATCACTAATTACTGCCTTTCGTTGTTTCCGCCTTTCACTTTTAATCTTTGATTTTTGATTTTTGAATTTTCTCCCTGTCTACCCTCAGGTCCATAGGACCTTATGGGTCCGAGGACTTCCTACTATCTACTGCCTTTACTTATTTGTGTTTTAGGAAGTATTTGCGCACTTTTGCGGCGATCTGCCGATCGGTTATTTTGTCGGCCGGTTCTACCGCCATTATACTTCCTTTCAGGTTACTTTTTTTGATGCGTTTAACAAGTTCTTTCTTAGTCTCGCCCGGGCCGAATATCAATACGGATTCAACCCCGCGAAGATACTTGACCACTTTATCTAAATAATTGTTCAGATGCCCTCTGAAATCCCGGTCATTAATGTCATATTTCGGAAAATCATACCGCCCGTGAGAATCTCCCGAACCTTTGCCTTGCTCAGCCCGGA contains:
- a CDS encoding ATP-binding cassette domain-containing protein encodes the protein MIKIFEINKAYGEQILFKDLSFNINRGEKIGIVGRNGHGKSTLFQMILGEVGIDSGSITIPKNYRIGYLQQHLHFTKPTILEEASLGLPHGEEYDTWKAEKILFGLGFTEDDMNKSPHEFSGGYQIRLNLAKLLVSNPDMLLLDEPNNYLDIVAIRWLEEFLRAWRGEFLLITHDRNFMDRVVTHTVA
- a CDS encoding DUF3820 family protein produces the protein MPKKTVSNQEYFKELVKARMPFGKYANRLLIDLPESYILWFKEKGFPKGELGKMLQIVYEIKLNGLEYLIKAVGSRPRMVSSKPRQRGSIELD